One genomic region from Campylobacter helveticus encodes:
- a CDS encoding YopX family protein, producing MKEKAKIILEQNIELLNSIHNIVEFFKKHKNLKIYENSFNLGNNESYEYFHLSFIRSKKYNDCLDFTINNHTHRKLVFEEVEYKEILKTLILVLINIYKLKDFENLKDFDFRILKRKNERGNYASCNNDECVCNIAFLYGDEAKFRLGEFILSDEKTGQETQVELYTGYKDSKGNKIYAGDIVSAGGTISVIDFEETEFIPRDTYSARKITGLDEYLNHTPCIVLGNIHENKDLIDFKKYQKALQKQQTFLQQKTFLREQLSDEDIERIMDSCMKEMKKKK from the coding sequence ATGAAAGAAAAAGCCAAAATCATCTTAGAACAAAACATAGAACTCTTAAATTCTATCCATAATATCGTAGAGTTTTTTAAAAAGCATAAAAACCTTAAAATCTATGAAAACAGCTTTAATCTAGGAAATAATGAAAGCTATGAATATTTTCATCTAAGTTTTATTAGGTCTAAAAAATATAATGATTGTTTAGATTTTACAATTAATAATCACACCCATAGAAAGCTTGTATTTGAAGAGGTAGAATATAAAGAAATTCTAAAAACACTTATCTTAGTCTTAATTAATATCTATAAGCTTAAAGACTTTGAAAATTTAAAAGACTTTGACTTTAGAATACTCAAACGCAAAAACGAAAGAGGAAACTATGCAAGTTGCAATAATGATGAGTGTGTTTGCAACATTGCATTTTTATACGGCGATGAGGCTAAATTTAGATTAGGTGAATTTATCCTTAGTGATGAAAAGACAGGACAAGAAACACAAGTAGAATTATATACAGGCTACAAAGATAGCAAGGGAAATAAGATTTATGCAGGGGATATTGTAAGTGCAGGTGGGACAATTTCAGTGATTGATTTTGAAGAGACAGAGTTTATTCCTAGAGATACATATTCAGCGCGTAAAATTACTGGACTAGATGAGTATTTAAACCATACACCTTGCATCGTTTTAGGTAATATCCACGAAAACAAAGACTTAATCGACTTTAAAAAATATCAAAAAGCACTTCAAAAACAACAAACATTTCTTCAACAAAAAACTTTTCTAAGAGAACAATTAAGCGATGAGGATATTGAAAGGATA